Proteins from a single region of Rhipicephalus sanguineus isolate Rsan-2018 chromosome 5, BIME_Rsan_1.4, whole genome shotgun sequence:
- the LOC119393742 gene encoding uncharacterized protein LOC119393742, whose translation MKILVELKSMRTLLTANKSTRVLVLPEDCPTIPASTVADVQAIEEYLSSQEHMELLTNYCSRFGGTDFQDTVRILLRNLMTKAASLQFSWKGSRGRKNAFAELKNINNMILACLRAHYPEQASLTKCSVVVKRWLIGAQDREGGRNRRRQSSQAGVANTLLEE comes from the exons ATGAAGATACTAGTCGAGCTGAAGAGCATGAGGACACTGCTGACTGCGAACAAATCAACTAGAGTTTTAGTGTTGCCCGAAGACTGCCCGACAATACCTGCTTCAACAGTGGCAGATGTTCAAGCCATTGAAGAGTACCTTTCCTCCCAAGAACACATGGAGCTGCTG ACAAACTACTGTTCAAGATTTGGCGGCACAGACTTCCAGGACACGGTGCGAATACTTTTGCGAAACTTGATGACCAAAGCAGCATCTTTGCAATTCAGCTGGAAAGGCTCTCGTGGCAGGAAGAACGCATTTGCTGAGCTTAAGAACATTAACAACATGATCCTGG CCTGCCTTAGAGCTCATTACCCCGAACAAGCATCTCTCACGAAGTGCAGCGTTGTGGTAAAGCGCTGGCTCATTGGTGCCCAAGATCGTGAAGGCGGCCGAAACCGGAGGCGCCAGTCGTCTCAAGCAGGAGTGGCAAACACACTCTTGGAGGAATAA